From the Heliangelus exortis chromosome 25, bHelExo1.hap1, whole genome shotgun sequence genome, one window contains:
- the NAV1 gene encoding neuron navigator 1 isoform X3, whose translation MLRAGRPRLASSWDESSSISSGLSDASDNLSSEEFNASSSLNSLPSTPTASRRNSAIALRTDSEKRSLAESGLSWYGEGEDKAPKKLDYDSSSLKMEHGSSKWRREPSEGGEEGPKGGELKKPVSLGTPGSLKKGKTPPVAVTSPITHTAQSTLKVAGKPETKATDKSKLSVKSTGLQRSSSDAGRDRTADAKKPPSGLARPSASSSFGYKKPAPATGTATVMQAGGSATLGKIQKSSGIPVKPVSGRKTSLDVSNAPEPGFLAPGARSNIQYRSLPRPAKSSSMSVTGGRGANRPVSSSIDPSLLSTKQGSISVSRLKEPSKVGAGRGTPAPVNQTDREKEKAKAKAVALDSECGTMKSVSSPESTPKVQANLPPAAKVAELPPTPLRAAAKTYVKPPSLANLDKVNSNSLDLPSSSELHPPHTAKLQDLHPASGHLAPCFSPSPAPILNINSASFSQGLELMGGFSVPKEGRMYPKLSGLHRSMESLQMPMSLPSAFSGGSTTTQTPAAAPPASTEEEEEETGELGWSGSPRLSHLDSANRDRNTLPKKGLRYQLHSQEEAKERRHSHAISTGLPESEDQQELPSPPTLPMALVGKGPLTSIVSPTAATTPRITRSNSIPTHDSTFELYSTSQMGSTLSLADKPKGMIRSGSFRDPVDDVHGSVLSLASSASSTYSSAEEKMQSEQIRKLRRELESSQEKVATLTSQLSANANLVAAFEQSLVSMTSRLRHLAETAEEKDTELLDLRETIDFLKKKNSEAQAVIQGALNGTDVTPKELRIKRQNSSDSISSLNSITSHSSIGSSKDADAKKKKKKSWLRSSFNKAFSIKKGPKSASSYSDIEEIATPDSSAPSSPKLQHGSTETASPSIKSSTSSSVGIDTAELFQAHSEGEPEKKEVSELRSELWEKEMKLTDIRLEALNSAHQLEQLRETMHNMQLEVDLLKAENDRLKVAPGPSAVPGSVPHITSMSASSPRRSLGLTLGHAFSPSLGDSDVSPMDAVSAGAQKDELMLRIVVRMPPQHIIKGDLKQQEFFLGWTKVSGKVDWKMLDEAVCQVFKDYITKMDPASTLGLSTESVYSYSISHIKRILDAEPPELPLCRRGLTSIVVTLKGLKEKCVDSLVFETLIPKPMMQHYISLLLKHRRLILSGPSGTGKTYLTNRLAEYLVERSGRDVTEGIVSTFNMHQQSCKDLQLYLSNLANQIDRETGTADVPLVILLDDLSEAGSISELVNGALTCKYHKCPYIIGTTNQPVKMTPNHGLHLSFRMLTFSNNVEPANGFLVRYLRRKLLESDTDINANKEELLRVLDWVPKLWYHLHTFLEKHSTSDFLIGPCFFLSCPIGIEDFRTWFIDLWNNSIIPYLQEGAKDGLKVHGQKAAWEDPVEWVRDTLPWPSAQQDQSKLYHLPPPTIGPHSTVSPPEERTVKDTTPSSLDTDPLMAMLLKLQEAANYIESPDRETMVDPDLQSTL comes from the exons ATGCTGCGGGCGGGGAGGCCGCGCCTGGCCAGCAG CTGGGATGAGAGCAGCTCCATCAGCAGCGGCCTCAGTGATGCCTCTGACAACCTCAGCTCTGAGGAGTTCAACGCCAGCTCCTCACTCAACTCCCTGCCCTCCACCCCCACTGCCTCGCGCAGGAACTCGGCCATAGCA ctgcgCACGGACTCGGAGAAGCGCTCGCTGGCAGAGAGTGGGCTGAGCTGGTACGGCGAGGGGGAAGACAAGGCTCCCAAGAAGCTGGACTAcgacagcagcagcctgaagaTGGAGCATGGCTCCTCCAAGTGGCGGCGGGAGCCCTCAGAAGGCGGAGAGGAGGGGCCCAAGGGTGGTGAGCTGAAGAAGCCAGTCAGCCTGGGCACCCCGGGATCCCTCAAGAAGGGCAAGACCCCTCCGGTGGCAGTAACTTCCCCCATCACCCACACGGCCCAGAGCACCCTCAAAGTGGCAG GCAAGCCCGAGACCAAAGCCACCGACAAGAGCAAGCTGTCTGTGAAGAGCACAGGCCTGCAGCGCTCCTCCTCCGACGCCGGCCGTGACCGCACGGCTGATGCCAAGAAGCCGCCCTCAGGCCTCGCGCGGCcctcagcctccagctcctTTGGCTACAAGAAACCAGCTCCTGCCACCGGCACGGCCACCGTCATGCAGGCTGGGGGCTCCGCCACGCTCGGCAAGATCCAGAAGAGCTCTGGCATCCCCGTCAAGCCCGTCAGTGGAAGGAAAACAAGCCTGGATGTCTCCAACGCGCCTGAGCCTGGCTTCCTGGCTCCAGGGGCTCGTTCCAACATCCAGTACCGCAGCCTGCCCCGGCCAGCCAAGTCCAGCTCCATGAGTGTCACTGGTGGCCGTGGTGCCAACCGGCCGGTCAGCAGCAGCATCGATCCCAGCCTGCTGAGCACCAAGCAGGGCAGCATCTCGGTGTCACGGCTCAAGGAGCCATCCAAGGTCGGTGCCGGCCGAGGCACGCCGGCCCCTGTGAACCAGACAGACCGTGAGAAGGAGAAGGCCAAGGCCAAAGCAGTGGCACTCGACTCAGAGTGTGGGACAATGAAGAGTGTCAGCTCACCTGAGAGCACCCCAAAAGTCCAGGCTAACCTCCCGCCGGCAGCCAAGGTGGCTGAGCTGCCCCCCACACCTCTCAG AGCGGCTGCCAAAACCTATGTGAAGCCTCCCTCCCTGGCCAACTTGGACAAGGTCAACTCCAACAGCCTGGACTTGCCCTCCTCCAGCGAGCTGCACCCTCCCCACACTGCCAAGCTCCAGGACCTGCACCCAGCCAGCGGGCACCTTGCTCCCTGCTTCAGCCCCAGTCCTGCCCCCATCCTTAACATCAACTCAGCTAGCTTCTCCCAGGGCCTGGAGCTCATGGGTGGCTTCAGTGTCCCCAAGGAGGGCAGGATGTACCCCAAGCTCTCAGGCCTGCACCGCAGCATGGAGTCCCTGCAGATGCCCATGAGCCTGCCCAGTGCCTTTTCAGGAGGCAGCACCACTACCCAGACCCCTGCTGCtgcacctcctgccagcactgaggaggaggaggaggagacaggggagctgggctggagcgGGAGCCCCCGGCTCTCACATCTGGACAG tgccAATCGCGACAGGAACACGCTGCCCAAGAAAGGGTTGAG gtaCCAGCTCCACTCCCAGGAGGAGGCCAAGGAGCGGCGCCATTCGCACGCCATCAGCACTGGGCTCCCTGAGTCAGAGGatcagcaggagctgccctcaccccccaccctccccatgGCACTGGTTGGGAAGGGTCCGCTCACCAGCATCG TGAGCCCCACTGCTGCCACAACCCCGCGGATCACCCGCTCCAACAGCATCCCCACCCATGACTCCACCTTCGAGCTGTACAGCACATCCCAGATGGGCAGCACCCTCTCCCTGGCCGACAAGCCCAAAGGCATGATCCGCTCGGGCTCCTTCCGGGACCCTGTGGATGATG TTCACGGATCGGTGCTGTCCCTGGCCTCCAGCGCCTCCTCCACCTACTCCTCT GCTGAGGAGAAGATGCAGTCTGAG CAAATTCGCAAACTGCGCCGCGAGCTGGAGTCCTCGCAGGAGAAGGTGGCCACCCTGACCTCCCAGCTGTCTGCTAAC GCCAACCTGGTGGCAGCCTTTGAGCAGAGCCTGGTGAGCATGACGTCCCGCCTGCGGCACTTGGCTGAAACTGCAGAGGAGAAG GACACGGAGCTTCTGGACCTGCGAGAGACCATCGACTTCTTGAAGAAGAAGAACTCTGAGGCCCAGGCTGTGATCCAGGGTGCCCTGAATGGCACTGATGTCACCCCCAAGG AGCTGCGCATCAAGCGTCAGAACTCCTCTGACAGcatctccagcctcaacagcaTCACCAGCCACTCCAGCATCGGCAGCAGCAAGGATGCAGATgccaagaagaagaagaagaagagctGG CTACGCAGCTCCTTCAACAAAGCTTTCAGCATCAAGAAGGGACCCAAATCAGCCTCATCCTACTCAGACATTGAGGAGATTGCCACACCGGACTCATcggccccctcctccccaaaactGCAGCATGGCTCCACAGAGACTGCCTCACCCTCCATCAAATCCTCCACGTCCTCCTCTGTGGGCATTGACACAGCTGA GCTCTTCCAGGCTCACAGTGAGGGTGAGCCAGAGAAGAAGGAGGTGTCAGAGCTACGGTCAGAGCTGTGGGAGAAGGAGATGAAGCTGACAGACATCCGCCTGGAGGCCCTCAACTCAGCccaccagctggagcagctgcgGGAGACCATGCACAACATGCAG ctggaggTGGATCTCCTGAAGGCCGAGAACGACCGCCTGAAGGTGGCTCCAGGGCCCTCGGCAGTGCCGGGCTCTGTTCCCCACATCACCAGCATGTCGGCCTCCTCACCGCGCCGCTCCCTGGGGCTCACCCTTGGCCATGCCTtcagccccagcctgggggaCTCAG ACGTGTCCCCCATGGACGCCGTCAGTGCTGGTGCCCAGAAGGATGAGCTGATGCTGCGGATTGTGGTGCGCATGCCTCCCCAGCACATCATCAAGGGG GATCTGAAGCAGCAGGAGTTTTTCCTGGGCTGGACCAAGGTGAGCGGGAAAGTGGACTGGAAGATGCTGGATGAGGCTGTCTGCCAGGTCTTCAAG GATTACATCACCAAGATGGATCCTGCTTCCACgctggggctcagcactgaGTCTGTCTACAGCTACAGCATCAGCCACATCAAGCGAATCCTGGATGCGGAGCCACCGGAGCTGCCGCTGTGCCGCCGGGGCCTGACCAGCATCGTTGTGACACTCAAAG gatTGAAGGAGAAGTGCGTGGACAGCCTGGTGTTCGAGACACTCATCCCCAAGCCCATGATGCAGCACTACATCAGCCTCCTGCTGAAGCACCGCCGGCTCATCCTCTCGGGACCCAGCGGCACCGGCAAGACCTACCTGACCAACCGCCTGGCCGAGTACCTGGTGGAGCGCTCGGGCCGGGACGTCACCGAAGGCATTGTCAGCACCTTCAACATGCACCAGCAGTCGTGCAAG GACCTGCAGCTGTACCTCTCCAACCTGGCCAACCAGATCGACCGGGAGACGGGCACGGCAGACGTGCCTCTGGTGATCCTCCTGGATGACCTCAGTGAggcaggatccatcagtgagCTTGTGAACGGCGCGCTCACCTGCAAGTACCACAAATG CCCCTACATCATTGGGACCACTAACCAGCCCGTGAAAATGACCCCAAACCATGGTCTCCATCTCAGCTTCAG GATGCTGACATTCTCCAACAACGTGGAGCCAGCCAATGGCTTCCTGGTGCGTTACCTGCGGCGGAAGCTGCTGGAATCAGACACAGACATCAACGCCAacaaggaggagctgctgcGTGTGCTGGACTGGGTGCCCAAGCTCTGGTACCACTTGCACACCTTCCTGGAGAAACACAGCACCTCTGACTTCCTCATCG